The genomic stretch TTTTTTTAATTCTAATCTTGCTAATTGTGCTCGATGTACTTCATCTGGACCATCAGCTAACCTTAACGTTCTGGCATTTGCCCATTGTGCTGCTAATGAATAATCATTAGAAACACCTGCAGCACCAAAAGCTTGAATAGCCCGATCAATTACTCGTAAAGCCATAGACGGTGCTACTACTTTTATCATTGCAATTTCCGCTTTTGCCTCTTTATTTCCAACCGTGTCCATCATATAAGCTGCCTTTAAAGTTAGTAGTCTAGCTTGTTCAATTTCAATTCTAGAATTCGCAATCCATTCTTGAATAACGCCTTGATTTGCAATAGGTTTCCCAAATGCTTCACGGCTTTGAACACGCTTACACATTTCTTCAAGAGCACGTTCAGCAGCACCTATTAATCTCATACAATGATGAATGCGCCCCGGTCCTAGTCTACCTTGCGCAATGGCAAAGCCTTTTCCTTCTCCCCACAAAATATTTATTGCAGGTACCTTTACATTTGTAAATGAGATTTCTGCATGTCCATGTGGAGCATGATCGTAGCCGAAAACTGGTAATACTCTTTCAATTTTTACGCCAGGTGTATTTAATGGTACTAGAATCATAGATTGTTGTTCGTACTTTGGTCCATCTGGGTTTGTTTTCCCCATAAATATAGCAATTTTACATCTAGGATCGCCTGCTCCTGAAGACCACCACTTACGACCGTTAATGATATAATAATCTCCGTCTTTTTTAATACTTGCCTCAATATTTGTAGCATCAGAAGAAGCAACATCTGGTTCTGTCATTGAAAAGCATGAGCGAATTTCTCCATTTAAAAGTGGCACTAACCATTTTTCCTTCTGCTCCGTCGTACCATATCTTTCTAGCACTTCCATATTCCCAGTATCTGGAGCACTACAATTAAATACTTCAGGTCCAATTAATGATCGTCCCATAATTTCACATAATGGAGCATATTCTAAATTCGTTAATCCTGCTCCTAAATCACTTTCAGGTAAAAATAAATTCCATAATCTTGCTTGCTTTGCCTTTTGCTTTAATTCTTCCATTACCGGCGGTACATCACTCCATCGATTTTCTTGTGCATTCAATTGTTCCTCATAAATTCGTTCATTAGGATATACATAAGCTTCCATAAATTTCGTTAATTTAGCTTGAAGCTCTTGAACTTTCGAAGAATATAAAAAATCCATCCAATCATCCCTTCCACTTATTTAATTTTCATTTAGCAAATACATTATTTTTTAGTATAAAAATTTGCTAGTTTTCTAAAGAAATTGTTGCATTTACTACGCTCTTACCTTTTTCAAATATTGGCACAACTGGAAAGATACTTTTATTACATACAAATGTTAATTCCTCTTCAAAACCATAGCGAATTAACATTTTACCAACATTTGATTCTTCAAGTACTTCATTACATTTCTCTTTTAATCCTAAATAAAAATAATGTGCAGATTTAGCTGCATCTGACAATTCAATTTTGCATGACTCATCTAATAAACAATCAATAAAATAACCAGCTCCATAAAAATCTTCTATATTAAATTGTCCTGACGATCCCGAACATACTAAAATAATCGACTCGTCCTTATAGAATTGACTTAAATGATTTGCTACTGCACTTGCATTTAAAATCGATGCAGCATATACTCTCTTAGCATTTTGAGATTTTTTTAACGCGACGGTTCCATTTGTTGTTGATAAAACAATCGAATGACCGGCAACAATTTCTTTTAAATTTAATGGATTAGGGGCTAAAAAACCTTCAATTGTATTTCCTTCATATTCGCCAATTAATACATATTCTTTCTTCTTATTTTCATTTGTGAATTGAAGTGCATCTTGTCCATTCATAACAGGTATCACTTCTTTAGCACCGAATGCTAAGGCCGCTGTAATTGTTGAAGTAGCAAGTAATACATCGAAAACGACTACTAACTTTTCATCGTTTAATTTTTGATCATCAATTTCTTCTTTTTTCATCAAAAGATGAAGTTTGCCCATCTACTTAACTCCTTTTTGATTACTAAATTTGAAATATTACACGCTTGATGCTCCACCATCTACTACTAAAACAGAACCAGTAACATAATTAGAAGCAGGTGCTGCTAAAAATAAAGCTGCTCCTTTTAGCTCGTCCTCATTTCCAAATTTCTTTAATGGGATCGATTCTAAAATTTCATCCGTTCCATGAGAAATAACGTCCTTAGACATTTTAGTAGGGAAAAAACCAGGCGCTAATGCATTTACATAAATACCACTAGAACCCCATTTCGCAGCTAAATCTTTCGTAAAACTAATCACTGCACCTTTACTTGCGCTATATCCAACTGCATTCATCACTTTTGGATTCGTTCCAACTAAACCTGCAATTGAAGCAATATTAATAATTTTTCCGGACCTTTGTTCTAACATGATTTTCCCTACTGCTTGAGTCATTAAAAACGTACCTGTTACATTAACATTCATCACTTTATTCCATGCCTCTAACGGCATCTCTTCAGCAAGAGCCCCCCATGAAGCACCACTATTATTTACTAAAATATCAATTCGACCAAATTTCTCTTTCGTTAAGTCTACAATCCTCTGTACATCTTCTTTATTCGTGACATCACACTTGAATGCTAAAGACTCGACACCTAAACCTTTCAATTCTTCACTTATCTCTTGACAGGCTTCTACATTCCGAGAACAAAGTACAACATTTGCTCCTGCTTCAGCGAATCCTTTTGCAATTTGTTCACCAAGACCTCGTCCACCACCAGTTACAATTGCTACCTTTCCTGTTAGATTAAATAATTCCTTTACATGCATGGCAAAATCCTCCTAAAGTTTGTAATTATTTATAAATTGATATTTTTACTTAAACTTTACCTATCTTTTAACCAACATTCGGATGATACTAACCAGTCGGTATGTTTGTTAATTTGATAATACAAGATAAATTCTGAATATTCAATAAAAATTAGTATTAATTTTTTATAATACTTCGATTTGATGCATGCTCATGAATATTCATTAAAATATTTCATACAATCAAAGAAGATATTGACTACCTAAAGGATTTTTAATCGAAGTAAAGAATTAATTAAATAGTCTATTTATTTAGAACCTCTTCCTTTATTTCATTTTAGAAATTAAAAATCAAAAAAGGGTTTATTAGTATGATGAAGTTATTCATATTTATAAAGACTATGCTTGGTTACCTAGTGTTATTCAAGAGATTAGATGTTCGGTAATAAAAGGTATTCAATGAATGAATTGAATAATATTGAAAGGTCATAAGGAGGCTACGAATGAAAGAAAATAACAAAACGCTTATATTAATAGGACTTATGATTGGTGTCATTTTCTCGGAACTAGATGAAACAGTCGTTTCCACAGCTATGCCAACAATTATTAGAGATTTAGGAGGTTTAGCTCTTTACGGCTGGGTTGGTGGAGTTTATATGCTTTCGATGACCTCTTTTATGGCGATACTCGGTAAACTTGCGGATTTATACGGCCGAAAAAAAATATATTTATTTAGCATGGGCTTATTTATGGCCGGCTCCATTATTAGTGGTACCGCCCATTCGATGGAAGTTCTCTTAATTGGTCGTGGTATACAAGGAATTGGTGCAGGTGGTCTAATGCCACTAGCGATGGTTATTTTCGGCGACAGTTTCCCAGTAGAACAACGTGCTAAACTACAAGGAATCTTCGGAGCAGTCATGTTTATCCCTCAGTTACTTGGCCCATTAATAGGTGGATATTTCGTACAAAATATTTCATGGCATTGGATTTTTTTAGTCAATATTCCAGTTGGCGTTTTAGCGGCAATCTTACTTGCTTTAGGCTTGAACGAAACGAAAGTAGATAAAATGATTAGTATTGACTGGTTTGGTGGAATTTTATTAGTCACAACATTAATCAGTTATCTACTCACTCCTGTACTACATCAAACTGAAGGATATGCATGGAGTGAACCTCAAATGATTGGACTACTAATATTAGGAACCATTTTACTTGGCTTATTTATATTTGTAGAATCCAAAGCAAAAGAGCCTATTATACCTTTACACTTATTTAAAAATAGAAATTTTGTCGTTATTTCCGCACTAGTATTTGTATTCGTTCTTGCAATCATGGGTTCACTTTCATCATTCCCATTCTTTTCACAAAACGTAATGGGTCTAACACCAACTGAATCTGGTTATTTAAATTTACCAATTATGGTTGGGGCAATCTGTGCAAGTGTCATAGCTGGTCGAGTAATGAATAAATTCCCGTATCGAAATATTTATGGTGTTTCATTTATCATTCCAATGATCGGTTTCTTCTTACTTACAGGTATATCGGCGCACACTTCAGTTACTACATTTATTATTTATTTCATCATTCTTGGGCTTGGATTCGGTGCACTATTTAACAATGCATTAATCGTACAGGAATCTGTTGAAAAAGAAAATGTAGGAATTGCTCAATCTGCTGTTATGCTATTTCAATCCATTGGTATGACAATTGGCTTTAGTTTATTTGGTTCTCTACTAGCCTCTAAAATTACATCAGGGATGAAATCACTAGCTGGCAATCTTACGATGGATCAATTACTTCAAATAAAAAATGTACAAAACGGTATGATTCCAACTAATCTTGAGCCTACTTTACTTGAAAAAGTAAAAACAGTGTTCACTCACGCTTTTCAAGATTTATATTGGGTATCTCTTGTTCTAGCAATTTTAACATTTTTAATCTGTTGGGGTCTGAAAAAAGAGATTCTTATAAAGAAGGATGAATCAAGCGAAGTAAAAGAAGTAACCTCTATTTAAGTAAAAAAAGGGCTGTCTCATAAGTCAGGGTAACTGACAAATGGACGCCCTTTTTTAAGGTACAATTTGAACATGATTATAGAATAATAACAAGTGGAATCGTAAACCGTTCATGAAAAAAGCGAGGTGGTCGCTGCCCGATATATATATAAGGGGTATTTCAACTGCCTCCTTCAATTCTAGTAGAAATATTTGAACTTTTTTATGAAATATTAGATGATTTCATCTGTTTTTGGGGATTTAGAATAAATTAAAGCGAGTTTGCTAGTTTTCCATTTGAAATGAACAATTTTTACGACATAATACCATAACGGGTATGGGTATCATATTAGTTTATTTGCGATTCTTAAGATTTTTTTGCGATTCTCGGATTTTTTTGCAGTTCACTGTTTATTTGCAATTCTCTAATCCATAGTTGCGGTTCTGCCTTCTCAATAAAAAAAGAGGGTGACACTTAAATAATCACCCTCTTTTACTTAATCTCAAAAACTAATCTAGTTTTTTGGATAATTGCTCAATTACATCCTCTAAAGACTTTTCAGCCATTGATGATAGTCTTAAACTATGATTCTCAAACGCTAAATGTGAAGTTACGCTGTTTGGAACAATTACACATTGTAACCCTGCTTTTGTTGCAGCAATTAATCCGTTTAATGAATCTTCAAATGCGACCGCCTCAGTTACATCAACTCCTATTTCCTCAATTGCTTTTAAATATAATTCAGGATCTGGTTTCACTTTCGCCACATCGTCTTTTGTCTTAATAACTGAAAAGTATTTATAAATATTTAATTTTTCCAAGAAGCTTTGGACCCATTCTCTTGAAGAGCTAGAAGCCAAAGCAATTTGTAATCCCGCGTTTTTGGCTGAAATTAAATAGTCCTCTACACTTTCTCTTAGAACTGGTTCTAGTAGTTTTTCATCAACTAGTTCCTTAGCCATTTGTTCGATGATGTCTTTTTCAATTGGTTCTTTTAAATTTGAATTGATATATTCAAATAAAATTTCATCACTCGTTCCTATTACCTCCGAAAACTTTTGAAGGGTTAACTCTACTTCATACCGATTTAAAACTTCTTTATATGCTTCATACCAAACCGACTCTGTATCGACTATTAAACCATCAAAATCAAATATTACTGCTTTAATCATTCCATTTCTCCTTTTTAATTAGATAAGATTACTAATTTATAATTTTTATAGTTTATTCTATTTTTATTATCCATTTTCATTTTCCCAATCAGGTTTAATCAGAGAAAATACGTTTAAATCATGAGACTGATCACTTTGCACTAAATAGCCTCTTAATAATCCTTCTTTTTGAAAGCCTAACTTTTCAATTAAAGTTGATGAACCTGTATTATCCGGAAATATATTCGCTCCAATTCGATAAAGTCCTAGTTTATCAAAGCAAAAAGCTGTAATTTCTTTTATTGCTTCAAACATATATCCTCTTCTCCAAAAAGTTGGTAATAAATCATATCCAATTTCAGTTCTTTTAGCATGTAAAACTAAATTATTTAATCCAATTGTTCCGATTAGTTTTTTTGATTCTTTTTCAACGATCCCCCAACGCATGCCTTGTTGGTTTTCAAATCTAGTTTGAAATGAATCGATCATTTTAACCGCTTGATCCTTTTCAGTAAAGGGGTCCATACCATAGTATTTAATTACCTCTTTATTTGAAAAGATTGAATAAATCTCATCCACATTTTTTTGTGTAATTTGTACTAAAAATAATCGTTCTGTTTCTAAAATCGGAAATTCCATAAATTTACCCCTTTCTTTGTAAGTGAATCAAATTAATATCGATAATTTGAAGTACCTTATTTTACCATAACCTAATCTTTTATTCTTACTATACATTCGTTTTACAACTTCGACTACTATACGTATTCCTCATGAAATCTTTTCTAAACAAAAGTATTCTTTTTTTGTACTATCCAGAAATTGGGAATAATCCTTTTTCACAGTAATAGAAATAAATAGACTAATTTTCAAAAGGGAGAAAATTAAATGAACAATCAATTAAAAATTAATCCACTGCATTTTTACAAAGACCCATACTCGTATTTTAGTAACGCTAGAAAAATAAGTCCTGTACTTTACACAGAGCTTTTTCAGAGGACGGGTTGGTTAGTGACGGGTTTTAAAGAAGCCGAACTAATTTTAAAAGACCATCGCTTTATTAAAGAAGAAACGAAAGTGACCCCACCTGAGAAATTACCAGAAAGTATTATGCCTGCAGTTACTTTAAATCGGAAAATGATGCTTTTTCGAGATGCACCTGATCATACAAGATTGAGAAATCTTGTGAACAAAGCCTTTTCTCCAAGGATGGTTGAAAATTTACGAGCTACAGTAAATGAAATTGCAGATTATTTAATCGAAAATATGAAGGGAAAATCTACCCACGAACTAATAGGTGACTTTTCATATTTATTACCTGTATTTGTTATAACCGATTTATTAGGTGTTCCTAAAGAAGATCGGGACTTATTTCGTAATTGGTCTGATGCATTTATTAAATTCATTGATTTTAATACGACTATAGAAGACTTAGAATTAGTTACGAAGCATATTGTTGATGCGTCTAATTATTTTAGAAATCTAATAACTGAAAGAAG from Arthrobacter citreus encodes the following:
- a CDS encoding acyl-CoA dehydrogenase → MDFLYSSKVQELQAKLTKFMEAYVYPNERIYEEQLNAQENRWSDVPPVMEELKQKAKQARLWNLFLPESDLGAGLTNLEYAPLCEIMGRSLIGPEVFNCSAPDTGNMEVLERYGTTEQKEKWLVPLLNGEIRSCFSMTEPDVASSDATNIEASIKKDGDYYIINGRKWWSSGAGDPRCKIAIFMGKTNPDGPKYEQQSMILVPLNTPGVKIERVLPVFGYDHAPHGHAEISFTNVKVPAINILWGEGKGFAIAQGRLGPGRIHHCMRLIGAAERALEEMCKRVQSREAFGKPIANQGVIQEWIANSRIEIEQARLLTLKAAYMMDTVGNKEAKAEIAMIKVVAPSMALRVIDRAIQAFGAAGVSNDYSLAAQWANARTLRLADGPDEVHRAQLARLELKKHTTKRFSTIKN
- a CDS encoding 2-phosphosulfolactate phosphatase, with translation MGKLHLLMKKEEIDDQKLNDEKLVVVFDVLLATSTITAALAFGAKEVIPVMNGQDALQFTNENKKKEYVLIGEYEGNTIEGFLAPNPLNLKEIVAGHSIVLSTTNGTVALKKSQNAKRVYAASILNASAVANHLSQFYKDESIILVCSGSSGQFNIEDFYGAGYFIDCLLDESCKIELSDAAKSAHYFYLGLKEKCNEVLEESNVGKMLIRYGFEEELTFVCNKSIFPVVPIFEKGKSVVNATISLEN
- a CDS encoding SDR family oxidoreductase, with product MHVKELFNLTGKVAIVTGGGRGLGEQIAKGFAEAGANVVLCSRNVEACQEISEELKGLGVESLAFKCDVTNKEDVQRIVDLTKEKFGRIDILVNNSGASWGALAEEMPLEAWNKVMNVNVTGTFLMTQAVGKIMLEQRSGKIINIASIAGLVGTNPKVMNAVGYSASKGAVISFTKDLAAKWGSSGIYVNALAPGFFPTKMSKDVISHGTDEILESIPLKKFGNEDELKGAALFLAAPASNYVTGSVLVVDGGASSV
- a CDS encoding MFS transporter; protein product: MKENNKTLILIGLMIGVIFSELDETVVSTAMPTIIRDLGGLALYGWVGGVYMLSMTSFMAILGKLADLYGRKKIYLFSMGLFMAGSIISGTAHSMEVLLIGRGIQGIGAGGLMPLAMVIFGDSFPVEQRAKLQGIFGAVMFIPQLLGPLIGGYFVQNISWHWIFLVNIPVGVLAAILLALGLNETKVDKMISIDWFGGILLVTTLISYLLTPVLHQTEGYAWSEPQMIGLLILGTILLGLFIFVESKAKEPIIPLHLFKNRNFVVISALVFVFVLAIMGSLSSFPFFSQNVMGLTPTESGYLNLPIMVGAICASVIAGRVMNKFPYRNIYGVSFIIPMIGFFLLTGISAHTSVTTFIIYFIILGLGFGALFNNALIVQESVEKENVGIAQSAVMLFQSIGMTIGFSLFGSLLASKITSGMKSLAGNLTMDQLLQIKNVQNGMIPTNLEPTLLEKVKTVFTHAFQDLYWVSLVLAILTFLICWGLKKEILIKKDESSEVKEVTSI
- a CDS encoding HAD family hydrolase, translated to MIKAVIFDFDGLIVDTESVWYEAYKEVLNRYEVELTLQKFSEVIGTSDEILFEYINSNLKEPIEKDIIEQMAKELVDEKLLEPVLRESVEDYLISAKNAGLQIALASSSSREWVQSFLEKLNIYKYFSVIKTKDDVAKVKPDPELYLKAIEEIGVDVTEAVAFEDSLNGLIAATKAGLQCVIVPNSVTSHLAFENHSLRLSSMAEKSLEDVIEQLSKKLD
- a CDS encoding GNAT family N-acetyltransferase, coding for MEFPILETERLFLVQITQKNVDEIYSIFSNKEVIKYYGMDPFTEKDQAVKMIDSFQTRFENQQGMRWGIVEKESKKLIGTIGLNNLVLHAKRTEIGYDLLPTFWRRGYMFEAIKEITAFCFDKLGLYRIGANIFPDNTGSSTLIEKLGFQKEGLLRGYLVQSDQSHDLNVFSLIKPDWENENG
- a CDS encoding cytochrome P450; amino-acid sequence: MNNQLKINPLHFYKDPYSYFSNARKISPVLYTELFQRTGWLVTGFKEAELILKDHRFIKEETKVTPPEKLPESIMPAVTLNRKMMLFRDAPDHTRLRNLVNKAFSPRMVENLRATVNEIADYLIENMKGKSTHELIGDFSYLLPVFVITDLLGVPKEDRDLFRNWSDAFIKFIDFNTTIEDLELVTKHIVDASNYFRNLITERRTVPKEDLISNLIVAEESGDKLSEDEMIASCLLLLIAGHETTVNLITNGYYLLLKHPKQFDLLKNDLSLIPAAVEEILRYESPVIFTSRWAREDFEFAGNSIKKGDYFMISLGGANYDPKVTTNPETFNITRNNIKHLSFSSGPHFCLGAPLARLEGQIAIEKLTKHLLNPVLIEEPTRRANVAFRGFESLKFEATIQ